One part of the Candidatus Eisenbacteria bacterium genome encodes these proteins:
- the trpC gene encoding indole-3-glycerol phosphate synthase TrpC yields MADAARADLLTRIASDRQRRVAEMERKTPGHKLRAQLGTALPAGRLERALRRAPGQPLRLICEIKRASPLKGMLNEHLDPVAMARLYEQGGATAISIVTEPDHFLGDPAWVNAVRPQVRLPILLKDFVLDTYQLLDAATRGADSVLMLAVLLSEVRLQRLITEARLLGLDALVEVHDEEELQRSLRAGATLVGINHRDLRTFEIDLETSSRLLPRVPPLVTAVAESGISSPEALARLRPTRCDAVLIGEAFMTSPDPAAVLASLTAAARG; encoded by the coding sequence ATGGCGGACGCTGCTCGCGCGGACCTGCTCACCCGTATCGCCTCCGACCGGCAACGCCGCGTCGCCGAGATGGAGCGCAAGACGCCCGGCCATAAGCTGCGCGCCCAGCTCGGCACAGCCCTTCCGGCCGGACGGCTCGAGCGAGCGCTGCGGCGGGCGCCCGGCCAGCCGCTGCGGCTGATCTGCGAGATCAAGCGCGCGTCACCCCTCAAGGGCATGCTCAACGAGCACCTGGATCCGGTGGCGATGGCACGGCTCTATGAACAAGGCGGCGCGACCGCGATCTCGATCGTCACCGAGCCCGATCACTTCCTGGGCGATCCGGCGTGGGTGAACGCCGTGCGTCCCCAGGTCCGGCTGCCGATCCTCCTCAAGGACTTCGTGCTCGACACCTACCAGCTGCTCGACGCGGCGACGCGCGGCGCGGACTCCGTCCTGATGCTGGCGGTGCTGCTCTCCGAAGTGCGCCTGCAGCGTCTGATCACCGAGGCGCGCCTGCTCGGACTCGACGCGCTGGTCGAGGTCCACGACGAGGAGGAGCTGCAGCGGTCGCTGCGCGCCGGGGCAACCCTGGTCGGCATCAATCATCGCGACCTGCGGACCTTCGAGATCGATCTCGAGACGTCGAGCCGCCTCTTGCCGCGCGTGCCTCCGCTGGTCACCGCGGTGGCGGAGAGCGGCATCTCCAGTCCCGAAGCCCTGGCGCGGCTGCGCCCGACCCGGTGTGACGCCGTGCTGATCGGGGAGGCCTTCATGACCAGCCCCGATCCCGCGGCGGTGCTCGCTTCCCTGACGGCCGCGGCGCGGGGGTGA
- a CDS encoding aminodeoxychorismate/anthranilate synthase component II, giving the protein MIAVIDNYDSFTYNLVQYLGTLGAEIEVHRNDAIAVDDLARHALEGVVISPGPGEPKDAGITEDVIRRFSGKLPVLGVCLGHQALGEVFGGKVVRAPRLMHGKTSPILHKGRGLFAGLDNPFEATRYHSLIVERETLPDTLEIVAWTPEGEIMGLKHKQHEAWGVQFHPESVLTVSGLKLIENFLTLCRQQAGSRA; this is encoded by the coding sequence GTGATCGCGGTCATCGACAACTACGACTCCTTCACCTACAACCTGGTCCAATACCTGGGAACGCTCGGCGCCGAGATCGAGGTGCACCGGAACGACGCGATCGCGGTCGACGACCTGGCGCGCCATGCCCTGGAAGGCGTGGTGATCTCTCCGGGTCCCGGCGAGCCCAAGGATGCCGGCATCACCGAAGATGTGATCCGCCGCTTCAGCGGCAAGCTGCCGGTGCTCGGCGTGTGCCTCGGTCATCAGGCGCTGGGCGAAGTGTTCGGCGGCAAGGTGGTGCGCGCGCCGCGGCTCATGCACGGCAAGACCAGTCCCATCCTGCACAAGGGCCGCGGCCTGTTCGCCGGACTCGACAATCCGTTCGAGGCGACGCGTTACCACTCGCTGATCGTCGAGCGAGAGACGCTGCCCGATACGCTCGAGATCGTCGCCTGGACGCCCGAAGGCGAGATCATGGGGCTCAAGCACAAGCAGCACGAGGCGTGGGGCGTGCAGTTCCATCCCGAGTCCGTGCTGACCGTGTCCGGGCTCAAGCTGATCGAGAACTTCCTCACTCTGTGCCGGCAGCAGGCCGGGAGTCGCGCGTGA
- the trpD gene encoding anthranilate phosphoribosyltransferase, giving the protein MIQPAIAQLVDHRSLDQAAAREAMEEILAGRATAAQIAGLAVALRMKGETPDEIAGMAEAMRQRISPIRTRRAMLLDTCGTGGDNAGTFNISTSVAIITAACGVAVAKHGNRAISSRAGSADVLEQLGVSIDLTPEGAARSIDAVGIAFLFAPHYHVALSHAAAPRRELGIRTVFNVLGPLTNPAGARRQLMGVYHDRLVRPAAEVLARLGSERAWVVHGQDGLDELTVYDKSHVAELARGAVGEFEIDPADLGLAHTDRAPIAGGTPAENAARIRAILGGEQGAARDIVLLNTAAALVVGEAARNLEEGLAQARKAIDTGAAAAKLDELARFRG; this is encoded by the coding sequence GTGATCCAGCCGGCGATCGCGCAGCTCGTCGACCATCGCTCGCTCGACCAGGCGGCGGCGCGCGAAGCCATGGAGGAAATCCTCGCCGGACGCGCCACGGCCGCGCAGATCGCCGGGCTCGCGGTGGCGCTACGGATGAAGGGCGAGACGCCGGACGAGATCGCCGGCATGGCGGAGGCCATGCGCCAGCGCATCTCGCCGATCCGGACGCGGCGCGCCATGCTGCTCGATACCTGCGGCACCGGCGGCGACAACGCCGGCACCTTCAACATCTCGACTTCGGTGGCCATCATCACCGCCGCCTGCGGCGTGGCGGTGGCGAAGCACGGCAACCGTGCGATCTCGAGCCGGGCCGGCAGCGCGGACGTGCTCGAGCAGCTCGGCGTCAGCATCGACCTCACGCCCGAAGGAGCGGCGCGCTCGATCGACGCCGTGGGGATCGCCTTCCTGTTCGCGCCGCACTATCACGTCGCCCTGAGCCACGCCGCGGCTCCGCGCCGCGAGCTCGGCATCCGCACCGTGTTCAACGTGCTCGGGCCGCTCACCAATCCGGCCGGCGCGCGCCGGCAGCTGATGGGCGTCTACCACGACCGGCTCGTCCGGCCGGCCGCCGAGGTGCTGGCCCGGCTCGGCAGCGAGCGCGCGTGGGTGGTGCACGGCCAGGACGGCCTCGATGAGCTCACGGTCTACGACAAGTCCCATGTCGCCGAACTGGCGCGCGGCGCGGTGGGAGAGTTCGAGATCGATCCGGCTGACCTCGGTCTCGCGCACACCGATCGCGCCCCGATCGCCGGCGGCACACCGGCCGAGAACGCCGCGCGCATTCGCGCGATCCTCGGCGGCGAGCAGGGAGCGGCGCGCGACATCGTGCTGCTCAACACCGCGGCGGCGCTCGTGGTGGGCGAGGCGGCCCGGAACCTCGAGGAAGGCCTCGCCCAGGCGCGGAAGGCGATCGACACCGGCGCGGCCGCCGCCAAGCTCGACGAGCTGGCGCGGTTCCGGGGATAG